In the genome of Photobacterium sp. TLY01, one region contains:
- a CDS encoding CDP-alcohol phosphatidyltransferase family protein: protein MLDRYAIKLIKAPVDGLGVLLDKTPFTANQITVVGFAIGVLALPALIYQQYWLALCLIILNRIFDGLDGALARRRGITDCGGFLDITLDFLFYSLVPFGFILADPVQNAVAGAFLIFAFVGTGSSFLAFAIMAGKRNIDNPVYQHKSLFYLGGLTEGTETIACFVLFCLLPAHFAIIAWIFGSLCWVTTATRIWAGYQTLKTPAG from the coding sequence ATGCTTGATCGCTACGCCATCAAACTCATCAAAGCGCCAGTGGACGGTCTCGGCGTACTGCTGGATAAAACGCCTTTCACCGCCAATCAAATTACGGTGGTCGGATTTGCTATCGGTGTGCTGGCATTGCCTGCGCTCATCTACCAGCAATATTGGCTGGCACTGTGTTTGATCATCCTCAACCGCATTTTTGATGGTTTGGATGGCGCACTGGCCCGACGCAGAGGCATCACAGACTGTGGCGGTTTTCTGGATATCACGCTGGATTTTCTGTTTTATTCCCTGGTGCCCTTTGGTTTCATTCTGGCAGATCCGGTGCAGAATGCAGTTGCCGGTGCATTTTTGATCTTCGCCTTTGTCGGCACTGGTTCAAGCTTTCTGGCTTTTGCCATCATGGCAGGCAAACGCAATATTGATAACCCGGTTTATCAACATAAATCTTTATTTTACTTAGGGGGTTTGACGGAGGGAACAGAAACGATCGCGTGTTTTGTGCTCTTTTGCCTGTTACCGGCACACTTTGCGATCATCGCATGGATTTTCGGATCACTGTGCTGGGTGACCACTGCAACCCGGATCTGGGCTGGCTATCAAACCCTGAAAACACCGGCCGGATAG
- a CDS encoding carboxymuconolactone decarboxylase family protein — translation MRITPKQQYSIWIRPLLWLQRKNFGQPLNPALLWGRRPVLFYLVASFFGYLDRKRSPISDVVRSLICVRVSQLNDCAFCIDANGMRLAQRCQSVEKIQSLSDWQQSPLFDAQEKAVLAYTEAMTVTGMKVTQQMLDDLKQWYDDDALVELTALVSFQNLSAKFNTALDVPSQAFCTIPLTKDHKHTEQKDQPSHSNASQQQRR, via the coding sequence GTGCGCATCACCCCAAAACAGCAATATTCGATCTGGATCCGTCCACTCCTCTGGCTTCAGAGAAAGAACTTTGGCCAACCCCTGAACCCGGCTTTGCTCTGGGGTCGCCGCCCCGTCCTCTTCTATCTGGTTGCGAGTTTTTTTGGCTATCTCGACAGAAAACGTTCCCCTATTTCTGATGTGGTGCGTTCTTTGATTTGCGTCCGTGTTTCGCAACTCAATGATTGTGCATTTTGCATTGATGCCAACGGTATGCGACTGGCACAGCGGTGCCAGTCTGTCGAAAAAATACAATCTCTGTCTGACTGGCAGCAAAGCCCGCTGTTCGACGCACAAGAAAAAGCCGTTCTTGCCTATACAGAAGCCATGACAGTGACCGGCATGAAAGTCACACAGCAAATGCTGGATGATCTGAAACAGTGGTACGACGACGATGCCCTGGTTGAATTAACCGCATTGGTCAGCTTTCAAAACCTTTCTGCAAAATTTAATACTGCGTTAGATGTCCCTTCTCAGGCGTTTTGCACTATTCCTTTAACAAAGGATCACAAACACACTGAGCAAAAAGACCAGCCGTCGCATAGCAATGCAAGCCAACAACAACGCAGATAA
- the punC gene encoding purine nucleoside transporter PunC, producing the protein MTTKPTSVTLAWFALLSMLGFLATDMYLPAFTAMQADLNTSSSLIGMTLGIFLLGMAIGQLIYGPLSDRLGRKKVLLGAMLLFSLATLGCAMAPNVETLLAFRFLQALGACSATVLWQAIVVDRYEGKLAEKVFATIMPLVALSPALAPLVGAAIQSHFGWRAIFLSLIALGAILALMTTLQPESAKGDKKQGNVLSELAINYTSLLKSKKFMGNMLIFAACSAAFFAYLTGSPFIMSAMGYSSEDIGLSYVPQTIAFLVGGYGCRALLSRMEGKKLLPWLLKLFIGSALVILLVTVQHQPDSIWPILVPFCFIAVANGAIYPIVISKALEDFKHCSATAAGLMNFLQTLGCFAASSVVAAFADQGLSIVAFSIAGTCVFVLIGFSFVVSSQRQQLVEAQSTSN; encoded by the coding sequence ATGACGACAAAACCGACTTCCGTGACGCTTGCCTGGTTTGCCTTACTGAGCATGCTCGGCTTTCTGGCCACCGACATGTATCTGCCTGCTTTTACCGCGATGCAGGCCGATCTGAATACCTCATCCAGCCTGATCGGCATGACGCTCGGCATTTTCCTGTTAGGCATGGCCATTGGCCAGTTGATCTATGGCCCTCTTTCTGATCGCTTAGGCCGAAAGAAAGTCTTGCTGGGTGCCATGTTGTTGTTCAGTCTTGCCACTCTGGGCTGTGCAATGGCGCCGAATGTGGAAACCCTGCTGGCGTTCCGTTTTCTTCAGGCTCTTGGCGCCTGTAGTGCCACTGTGCTCTGGCAGGCCATCGTCGTTGACCGCTATGAAGGAAAACTTGCCGAGAAAGTGTTCGCAACCATCATGCCTCTGGTGGCCCTTTCACCGGCCCTTGCGCCTTTAGTGGGCGCAGCAATTCAGTCGCATTTTGGCTGGCGTGCCATTTTCCTGAGTCTGATTGCCTTGGGCGCGATTTTAGCCCTGATGACGACCCTGCAGCCTGAAAGTGCCAAAGGTGATAAAAAGCAGGGCAACGTCCTGTCAGAACTGGCAATTAACTATACAAGCCTGCTCAAGTCAAAAAAATTCATGGGTAACATGCTCATTTTTGCGGCCTGTTCTGCGGCATTTTTCGCCTACCTGACCGGTTCACCCTTCATCATGTCTGCGATGGGCTACTCAAGCGAAGATATCGGCCTGAGTTATGTCCCGCAGACGATTGCCTTTTTGGTGGGTGGCTACGGTTGCCGGGCTTTGTTAAGCCGTATGGAAGGTAAAAAACTGTTGCCCTGGCTGCTGAAATTGTTCATCGGCAGTGCGCTGGTCATCCTGCTGGTTACGGTTCAGCATCAACCAGACTCCATCTGGCCTATCTTGGTGCCTTTCTGTTTCATTGCCGTGGCGAACGGTGCGATTTACCCCATTGTGATCAGTAAAGCCCTGGAAGATTTCAAGCACTGCAGCGCTACCGCGGCCGGACTGATGAATTTTCTGCAAACCTTAGGGTGTTTTGCTGCCAGCTCCGTGGTGGCGGCATTTGCTGATCAAGGCCTCAGCATTGTTGCTTTCAGCATTGCCGGAACCTGTGTCTTTGTTTTGATCGGCT
- a CDS encoding ATP-binding cassette domain-containing protein codes for MCLSVKNLTINNGHQRLLSSLTLTVEQGQVLTIMGPSGCGKSTLLGVIAGHIPPDCHYQGEISLNNRLLNASAPDKRRIGLLFQDDLLFPHLNVWQNLAFGLPSSVKKPERKTRAYDTLAALGLTALACQCPSQISGGQRARISLMRCLLAEPDAILLDEPFSKLDKDLRSQFRDLVFQEIRQLNIPALMVTHDQDDVPPDGQVLHWPAPLEEEPSYA; via the coding sequence ATGTGCTTGTCAGTCAAAAACCTCACTATAAATAATGGACATCAGCGATTGCTCAGTTCACTGACGCTGACGGTTGAGCAGGGACAAGTACTGACGATTATGGGCCCCAGCGGTTGCGGGAAGTCGACGCTGCTGGGTGTGATTGCCGGCCATATTCCGCCCGACTGTCATTATCAGGGTGAAATCAGTCTCAATAACCGATTGCTCAACGCGTCAGCGCCCGATAAACGCCGCATTGGCCTGCTGTTTCAGGATGATCTGCTATTCCCGCACCTGAATGTGTGGCAGAACCTGGCCTTTGGTTTACCGTCCAGTGTGAAAAAACCAGAACGAAAAACCCGTGCCTATGACACCTTAGCGGCGTTAGGCCTGACAGCGCTGGCCTGTCAGTGTCCGAGCCAGATTTCTGGCGGACAACGGGCCAGGATCAGTCTGATGCGCTGCCTGCTGGCAGAGCCGGACGCCATACTGCTGGATGAGCCGTTCAGTAAGCTGGATAAAGATTTACGCAGCCAGTTCCGCGACCTGGTGTTTCAGGAAATCCGGCAACTGAATATCCCAGCGTTAATGGTCACCCATGATCAAGATGATGTGCCACCCGATGGTCAGGTACTGCACTGGCCCGCCCCGCTGGAGGAGGAACCGTCCTATGCTTGA
- a CDS encoding FAD-dependent oxidoreductase: MKKTLLLAFILTAIAAWFAFDLGDYFTLEQAKAYQYSLQATIAANPLLSSGLFFLIYVVMTALSFPGAAIMTLLGAALFGFWWSLLIVSFASSIGATLAFLTSRFILQDWVQRKFGLRLTAINRGIEKDGAFYLFTLRLIPVVPFFLVNLLMGLTPMRPRTFYWVSQLGMLPGTAVYLNAGTQLGEIQSLSGLIAFPVLVSLVLLGLFPFLAKAVMAFIQQRRVYQGWQKPEHFDQNMVVIGAGAGGLVSAYIAAAVKAKVTLIEKHQMGGDCLNTGCVPSKALIRAAHTLHTVTRAPEFGIHSQPAQVDFPAVMQRIHRVIKAIEPHDSVERYTELGVNCIQGEARILSPWEVEVNGERITTRNIVIATGARPMVPAIDGLEKVRYLTSDTLWSITEQPKKLLVLGGGPIGCELAQSFQRLGSQVTQVEMTDQLLVREDTDVAKRVQDSLTKDGVEIKLQHKAVKFNSSTLNSGETLQYVILEDNHGQQHQIEFDAVILALGRAANVTGFGLEELGITLNERRTLDVNDYLQTRYPNIFAVGDVAGPFQLTHAAAHQAWYAAVNGLFGQLKKFKADYRVLPAVTYTAPEVARVGINEKEARAQGIDAEVTLYQLNDLDRAIADGEDYGLIKVLTPKGKDTILGATIVGHQAGELLAEFTLAMKHGLGLNKILGTVHPYPTMSEANKYTAGVWKNAHKPERVLAWLEKFHRWRRGGDNGQQQKSQREHLKTHLQESKDQQ, from the coding sequence ATGAAAAAAACCTTACTGCTGGCATTTATCCTTACCGCCATCGCTGCCTGGTTCGCTTTTGATCTCGGCGATTATTTCACCCTGGAACAGGCGAAGGCCTACCAGTACTCGTTACAGGCAACCATTGCCGCAAATCCTCTGCTCTCCAGCGGACTCTTTTTCCTCATTTATGTTGTTATGACGGCTTTGTCCTTCCCGGGGGCAGCCATCATGACGCTGCTTGGCGCTGCCCTGTTCGGTTTCTGGTGGAGCCTGCTGATCGTCTCATTTGCCAGTTCCATCGGTGCAACACTGGCTTTTCTGACCAGCCGATTCATCTTGCAGGACTGGGTGCAGCGCAAATTTGGCCTGCGTTTGACTGCAATTAACCGGGGGATAGAAAAAGACGGGGCCTTTTACCTCTTTACGCTGCGTCTGATTCCCGTGGTTCCCTTTTTTCTGGTCAACCTGCTGATGGGACTGACCCCGATGCGACCGCGAACATTTTACTGGGTCAGCCAGTTGGGTATGCTGCCGGGAACTGCTGTGTACCTGAATGCAGGCACACAGCTGGGGGAGATTCAGTCGCTGTCCGGACTGATTGCTTTTCCTGTACTGGTGTCTCTGGTTTTGCTGGGACTTTTTCCCTTTCTTGCTAAAGCCGTCATGGCCTTTATTCAACAACGGCGCGTCTATCAAGGCTGGCAGAAGCCTGAGCATTTTGATCAGAACATGGTGGTCATCGGCGCCGGTGCCGGCGGACTGGTCAGCGCCTATATTGCTGCAGCCGTAAAAGCCAAAGTCACGCTGATTGAAAAACACCAGATGGGCGGTGACTGCCTGAATACCGGCTGTGTGCCCTCTAAGGCGCTCATTCGGGCCGCGCATACGCTGCATACCGTGACCCGGGCACCGGAGTTCGGCATTCACAGCCAGCCAGCTCAGGTTGATTTTCCCGCTGTCATGCAACGTATTCACCGCGTGATCAAAGCGATCGAACCGCACGATTCCGTCGAACGCTACACTGAGCTTGGCGTGAACTGCATTCAGGGCGAAGCGCGTATCCTTTCCCCCTGGGAAGTAGAGGTGAACGGCGAGCGCATCACCACACGCAACATCGTGATCGCAACCGGCGCCCGCCCCATGGTTCCGGCGATTGATGGCCTTGAAAAAGTGCGCTATCTGACCTCGGACACCTTGTGGTCCATCACGGAGCAACCCAAAAAGCTGCTTGTGCTGGGTGGCGGTCCGATTGGCTGTGAGCTGGCACAGAGCTTTCAGCGCCTGGGCAGCCAGGTCACTCAGGTGGAAATGACCGATCAACTCTTAGTCCGGGAAGATACAGATGTAGCCAAGCGGGTTCAGGACAGCCTGACCAAAGACGGCGTAGAGATAAAGCTGCAACACAAAGCCGTCAAGTTTAACAGTTCGACGTTAAATTCCGGCGAAACCCTTCAGTATGTCATTCTGGAGGACAACCACGGGCAGCAGCATCAGATTGAATTTGATGCGGTTATCCTGGCATTAGGCCGTGCCGCCAATGTCACAGGTTTTGGTCTGGAAGAGCTGGGCATCACACTGAACGAGCGCAGAACTCTGGACGTGAACGACTACCTGCAAACCCGCTATCCCAATATCTTCGCCGTCGGCGATGTTGCCGGTCCGTTCCAATTGACGCATGCCGCCGCGCACCAGGCTTGGTATGCGGCTGTAAACGGTCTTTTCGGGCAATTGAAGAAATTCAAAGCAGATTACCGTGTCCTGCCCGCAGTCACTTACACCGCACCCGAAGTCGCCCGTGTGGGCATCAATGAGAAAGAAGCACGGGCTCAGGGTATAGATGCAGAAGTCACTTTGTATCAATTGAACGATTTAGATCGCGCAATTGCCGACGGTGAAGACTATGGTTTGATTAAGGTGTTGACGCCAAAAGGGAAAGATACCATCCTCGGTGCCACCATTGTGGGCCATCAGGCTGGTGAACTGCTCGCGGAGTTTACCTTGGCGATGAAACACGGGCTTGGCTTGAATAAAATTCTGGGTACGGTTCACCCTTATCCCACCATGAGTGAAGCCAATAAATACACCGCAGGCGTTTGGAAAAATGCCCATAAACCGGAACGGGTTCTGGCATGGCTGGAGAAATTTCATCGCTGGCGACGGGGTGGCGACAACGGCCAGCAACAAAAATCACAGCGCGAGCATCTGAAGACGCATCTGCAGGAAAGTAAGGATCAGCAATGA
- a CDS encoding substrate-binding domain-containing protein: protein MATIKDVARMAGVSTTTVSHVINKTRFVAEATQKKVLTAVEELNYAPSAVARSLKCNTTSTIGMLVTKSTNPFFAELVHGVEEYCYKAGYTLILCNTEGNLDKQKDYLRMLSEKRVDGLLVMCSDLDDQLLEQLERQPDLPMVIMDWGPARPKTDNIQDNAELGGYLATRHFIDNGHTKIGCLSGQKDKSTCRERLKGFHKAMREAGLTVNEDWILEGDFECESAVAAAKTFIAMEERPTAIFCFNDIMAMALISTFEQAGVSVPEDVSIIGYDNIDLAPYFSPPLTTIHQPKRRLGKTAVGILMERVKSKSHDFQTFEINPELIVRHSVKRIK from the coding sequence ATGGCAACCATTAAAGATGTTGCACGTATGGCTGGTGTCTCGACCACCACAGTGTCACACGTGATCAACAAGACCCGCTTTGTAGCGGAAGCGACACAGAAAAAAGTCCTGACTGCAGTTGAAGAGCTCAATTATGCACCCAGTGCTGTCGCACGCAGCCTGAAGTGCAACACAACCAGCACAATCGGCATGCTGGTCACAAAATCGACGAATCCCTTCTTTGCAGAACTGGTGCATGGTGTTGAGGAATACTGTTATAAAGCAGGATACACGCTGATCCTTTGTAACACTGAAGGTAATCTCGACAAGCAAAAAGATTATCTGCGCATGCTGTCTGAAAAACGTGTCGATGGCTTACTGGTCATGTGTTCTGATCTGGATGATCAGTTGCTGGAGCAATTGGAGCGTCAGCCTGATCTGCCTATGGTGATCATGGACTGGGGTCCGGCACGCCCTAAAACCGACAATATACAGGATAACGCTGAGCTGGGCGGTTACCTGGCAACCCGTCATTTTATTGACAATGGACACACAAAAATTGGCTGCTTGTCTGGTCAAAAAGATAAATCCACCTGCCGTGAAAGATTGAAAGGTTTTCATAAAGCGATGCGCGAAGCCGGTCTGACTGTGAATGAAGACTGGATTTTGGAAGGTGATTTCGAATGTGAGTCTGCGGTTGCGGCTGCCAAAACCTTTATTGCGATGGAAGAGCGGCCAACGGCCATTTTTTGTTTCAATGACATCATGGCCATGGCATTAATCAGCACATTTGAACAGGCCGGTGTGAGCGTGCCTGAAGATGTGTCAATTATCGGTTATGACAATATCGATCTGGCACCTTACTTTTCCCCGCCTTTGACGACTATCCACCAGCCGAAGCGGCGTCTGGGCAAAACGGCGGTCGGTATCCTGATGGAAAGAGTGAAAAGCAAAAGCCATGATTTCCAGACATTTGAAATCAATCCGGAGCTGATTGTTCGCCATTCCGTCAAACGCATTAAGTAA
- a CDS encoding ABC transporter permease: MLYLMFLATLLICCLPLLPGLLGILLPALSWLPFAGLTHPGPQAFYQALAWPGLSASVLLTLSTGVVSTVLALAFTFLILQRYWGSHRWQQIESWLSPMLAIPHVAFAIGFAFTFSSTGIIARLIATFGGDPGQLSLLQDPYGIGLTLALAIKETPFLLLMSISVLQQLNVGRLLAAGNGLGYNRASTWLNVILPQWLPRMRLPIYAVLAYGISVVDMAMILGPTRPPTFAVLVWQWFNEPDVALLPRAAVGAFMLLMLGLCLLAVFRALEWLILRGFQGWQYAGHRKQRLPGRYFHWPLIAVPLLVIPVLMLWSVALRWRFPDLLPSRFSVQFWQQETAVFTELASTSLMLAGISTAIALCLAIGCLEYRDKTGTGIPGWLLAMPMVLPQVSLLFGIQITTYMIPGQHHLLWVIWSHVLFVFPYLYLALDGPWRSFDRRYTQTASSLGLSELQAWWRVKRPMLMPAICLALAVGASVSLAQYLPTLSLGAGRVSTLTTEAVALASGQDRRVSAIYGLLQGLVPFILFALATFASRYYQSRMTSGNYTRNAKANVLVSQKPHYK; encoded by the coding sequence ATGTTGTATCTGATGTTTCTTGCCACGCTGTTGATCTGCTGTTTGCCGTTGTTACCGGGCCTGTTAGGCATTTTGCTGCCTGCCTTGTCCTGGTTGCCCTTTGCCGGCCTGACGCATCCCGGGCCGCAGGCTTTCTATCAGGCACTCGCCTGGCCCGGTTTGTCTGCATCTGTCCTGCTGACGCTTTCCACAGGCGTCGTCAGTACTGTATTGGCATTAGCATTTACCTTTTTGATCCTGCAGAGGTACTGGGGTTCACACCGCTGGCAGCAGATAGAATCCTGGCTCTCTCCGATGCTGGCGATTCCGCATGTGGCCTTCGCCATTGGCTTTGCTTTCACCTTTTCATCCACAGGGATCATCGCCCGTTTGATCGCAACATTCGGCGGCGACCCCGGTCAGCTCTCTCTGCTGCAAGACCCTTATGGCATAGGGCTCACCCTGGCCCTGGCGATCAAAGAAACCCCGTTTCTGCTCCTCATGAGTATCTCTGTTCTGCAGCAACTGAATGTCGGCCGCTTGCTGGCTGCCGGCAATGGGCTGGGCTACAACCGGGCATCGACATGGCTCAACGTCATACTGCCGCAGTGGCTCCCCAGGATGCGACTGCCCATCTACGCCGTGCTGGCTTATGGCATTTCCGTGGTCGACATGGCCATGATTCTTGGCCCGACCCGCCCGCCAACTTTCGCGGTACTGGTCTGGCAGTGGTTCAATGAACCGGATGTTGCTTTGCTGCCCAGAGCCGCCGTCGGCGCATTCATGCTGCTGATGCTGGGCCTTTGCCTGCTTGCTGTATTTCGCGCACTGGAATGGTTGATTCTGCGAGGCTTTCAGGGCTGGCAATATGCCGGACATCGCAAACAGCGATTGCCCGGACGTTACTTTCACTGGCCGTTAATCGCAGTGCCGCTGCTGGTCATTCCGGTCCTCATGCTCTGGTCCGTGGCACTACGCTGGCGGTTTCCCGATCTGTTACCCAGCCGGTTTAGTGTGCAATTCTGGCAACAGGAAACTGCCGTGTTTACCGAGCTGGCTTCCACCAGCCTGATGCTGGCCGGTATCAGTACCGCAATTGCCCTTTGTCTGGCCATTGGCTGCCTGGAATACCGCGACAAAACCGGAACCGGTATTCCAGGCTGGCTGCTCGCCATGCCCATGGTGCTGCCGCAGGTTTCTTTGCTGTTCGGGATTCAGATCACCACTTACATGATCCCCGGTCAGCACCACCTGCTCTGGGTGATATGGAGCCATGTACTGTTTGTGTTTCCCTACCTGTACCTTGCACTGGATGGCCCGTGGCGCAGCTTTGACCGCCGCTATACCCAAACGGCCAGCAGTCTTGGATTATCTGAGTTACAGGCCTGGTGGCGGGTCAAACGCCCTATGCTGATGCCGGCCATTTGTCTGGCACTGGCCGTAGGCGCCAGTGTCAGTCTGGCTCAGTACCTACCAACCCTCAGTCTGGGAGCCGGCCGGGTCAGCACCCTGACCACGGAAGCCGTTGCGCTCGCCAGCGGGCAGGACAGAAGAGTCAGCGCAATTTACGGACTGCTGCAAGGGCTGGTGCCCTTCATCCTCTTTGCGCTAGCAACCTTCGCCAGCCGTTACTATCAATCAAGAATGACATCCGGAAACTACACAAGGAATGCAAAAGCCAATGTGCTTGTCAGTCAAAAACCTCACTATAAATAA
- the punR gene encoding DNA-binding transcriptional activator PunR codes for MFSFNDLQVIDVVARRGSFSAAAEELHKVPSAISYTVRIIEEKLSVTLFERHHRQVSLTPAGQYFVEEARQLLKQMEHIQLQTQRVANGWAENVSVALDTVVRQSRVSTMVRDFYQAFPDVELHLTMEVYNGVWDALADGRADLVIGATAAIPVSGDFDYTDMGNLHWVFVMAPDHPLTERPLPLQESELAKYPAICLEDTSRTLPKRTTWLMNNQRRIMVPDWSSAFQCLEAGLGIGVVPEHMAAPRLKRGKLVTRTLPHAPPVSPCCLAWNKASLNPALTWLLEYLGDSEQLHREWMR; via the coding sequence ATGTTTTCTTTCAATGATTTGCAGGTAATTGATGTGGTTGCGAGGCGCGGCAGCTTTTCTGCAGCTGCAGAAGAGTTGCACAAAGTACCCAGCGCAATCAGCTACACAGTCAGGATAATCGAAGAGAAATTGTCTGTGACTTTATTTGAGCGCCACCATCGGCAGGTCAGTCTGACACCGGCAGGGCAGTATTTTGTGGAAGAGGCCAGACAGTTGCTCAAGCAAATGGAGCATATTCAGCTGCAGACGCAGCGTGTTGCCAATGGCTGGGCTGAAAATGTCTCGGTGGCACTGGATACGGTTGTCAGACAAAGCCGTGTCAGCACCATGGTGCGGGATTTTTATCAGGCGTTCCCGGATGTTGAGCTGCATTTGACGATGGAAGTGTATAACGGGGTGTGGGACGCCCTGGCAGACGGCCGGGCAGATCTGGTGATAGGTGCGACGGCGGCCATTCCGGTCAGCGGGGATTTTGATTACACCGATATGGGCAACCTGCACTGGGTGTTTGTGATGGCGCCGGATCACCCGCTTACGGAAAGACCGTTGCCTTTGCAGGAGTCAGAATTGGCAAAGTACCCGGCGATCTGCCTGGAAGACACTTCACGGACACTGCCCAAGCGCACAACCTGGTTAATGAACAATCAGCGCCGCATCATGGTGCCGGACTGGTCCAGCGCGTTTCAGTGTCTTGAAGCCGGGCTGGGGATAGGCGTCGTGCCTGAACATATGGCTGCACCCAGGCTGAAACGAGGCAAACTGGTGACCCGCACGCTGCCGCATGCACCGCCGGTCAGCCCCTGTTGCCTGGCATGGAACAAAGCCAGTCTTAACCCGGCACTGACCTGGCTGCTCGAGTACCTGGGTGACAGCGAACAACTGCATCGTGAGTGGATGCGATAG
- a CDS encoding ABC transporter substrate-binding protein, with amino-acid sequence MKMTWIALGLAIAAAMPALASEAQTDTPPITEMSWQAIEEQARGQTVFLNAWGGSQPINSYLRWVAREVKSRYDITLNHVKVADIAETTQRLLAEKAAGKQTGGSVDMVWINGENFRTMKTNHLLDGPFVAQLPNWELVDKQLPVYEDFTESTEGLEAPWGVGQLVFIHDSQTLSNPPNSFAELLSLAVAFPGKVTYPQPPAFHGTSFLKAALIELTNAAPALYEPIDLTTEEKKFASITAPLWKYLDQLHAVAWQQGKRFPASSTEMMQLLDDRQLLVAITFNPNEAKAAIERGDLPESAKAFAFEQGALSNIHFLAIPWNASAKAGARVVINFLMSPEAQRRKANIQIWGDPAVLTPEAMGADETQGFELYRAIPEPHPSWQTALEAAWQQRYGH; translated from the coding sequence ATGAAAATGACATGGATAGCACTTGGACTGGCAATCGCAGCAGCGATGCCAGCCCTGGCCAGTGAAGCACAGACGGACACCCCACCCATCACGGAGATGAGCTGGCAAGCGATTGAAGAGCAGGCTCGCGGGCAAACGGTTTTCTTGAATGCCTGGGGCGGCAGCCAGCCCATCAACAGCTATTTACGATGGGTTGCCCGCGAAGTAAAGAGCCGCTATGACATTACGCTCAACCATGTCAAAGTGGCCGACATTGCTGAAACCACGCAACGACTGTTGGCAGAGAAAGCGGCCGGCAAGCAAACCGGCGGCAGTGTCGATATGGTTTGGATCAATGGCGAAAACTTCCGCACCATGAAAACCAATCACTTGCTGGATGGCCCGTTTGTCGCCCAACTACCCAACTGGGAACTGGTCGATAAGCAACTGCCGGTTTATGAGGATTTTACTGAAAGCACAGAAGGCCTCGAAGCCCCCTGGGGAGTCGGACAACTGGTCTTCATTCATGACAGCCAGACCTTAAGCAACCCACCCAATAGTTTTGCAGAACTGTTAAGTCTGGCCGTTGCCTTTCCGGGTAAAGTGACCTATCCGCAGCCGCCTGCATTTCATGGCACCAGTTTTCTGAAAGCCGCACTGATTGAACTGACCAACGCAGCGCCAGCCCTCTATGAACCCATTGATCTGACAACGGAAGAAAAGAAATTCGCCAGCATCACAGCACCACTCTGGAAATATCTGGATCAGCTCCATGCCGTTGCCTGGCAACAGGGAAAACGCTTTCCGGCCAGCTCAACGGAAATGATGCAACTTTTAGACGACAGGCAGCTTCTGGTCGCCATTACGTTTAATCCGAATGAAGCCAAAGCCGCAATCGAGCGCGGCGATCTGCCTGAATCAGCCAAGGCGTTTGCCTTTGAGCAAGGTGCCCTCTCCAACATTCATTTTCTGGCCATTCCCTGGAATGCCAGCGCGAAAGCAGGCGCACGGGTCGTGATTAACTTTCTCATGAGCCCTGAAGCGCAACGCCGGAAAGCAAATATCCAGATCTGGGGTGATCCTGCTGTGCTGACACCTGAAGCGATGGGTGCCGACGAAACGCAAGGTTTTGAGCTGTACCGTGCCATCCCTGAGCCGCATCCGAGCTGGCAAACGGCACTGGAGGCTGCCTGGCAGCAAAGATATGGACACTGA
- a CDS encoding TfoX/Sxy family DNA transformation protein, protein MDKPLLKDSIRLFEKFGQIKSRSMFGGFGIFAGETMFALVVNNKLHLRANARNEEAFKQADLKPYVYQKRGFPVVTKHYAIPDNWWETPDVILEHAERSLNAAQADKEKKQQASPNRIKDLPNLRLANERMLKKAGISSVDQLFEVGAIGAFQALQESHHESLSLDLLWALEGAVSGKHWSVITPQRRNELLSKLETSALTAHH, encoded by the coding sequence ATGGACAAACCATTACTGAAAGATTCAATTCGTTTATTTGAGAAATTTGGTCAAATAAAATCTCGCTCTATGTTTGGCGGGTTTGGTATTTTCGCAGGTGAAACGATGTTCGCCCTTGTTGTTAACAACAAGCTGCATCTACGCGCTAATGCGAGAAATGAAGAAGCCTTCAAACAAGCAGACCTCAAACCGTACGTTTATCAGAAACGCGGTTTTCCTGTCGTTACAAAGCACTATGCCATCCCGGATAACTGGTGGGAAACCCCTGATGTGATCCTGGAACATGCCGAACGTTCTCTCAATGCTGCTCAGGCAGATAAAGAGAAAAAACAGCAGGCTAGCCCGAATCGTATTAAAGATCTGCCCAACCTTCGCCTGGCCAATGAGCGCATGCTCAAAAAAGCCGGCATCAGTTCTGTTGATCAGCTCTTCGAAGTCGGTGCGATTGGTGCTTTCCAAGCGTTACAGGAATCTCATCACGAGTCATTGAGTCTGGATCTGCTCTGGGCGTTGGAAGGTGCAGTCAGTGGTAAACACTGGTCTGTCATTACGCCACAACGCCGAAATGAGCTGCTGTCAAAGCTTGAAACATCGGCTTTAACTGCCCATCACTAA